One genomic window of Methanofollis sp. includes the following:
- a CDS encoding acyltransferase produces the protein METSRRHANNFDFLRLSAALVIIVSHAYALLIGYGAIPGNSPAVLVGQAALASLFVISGYLIPQSWMAQPDVKRFFWKRFLRVFPALVPALVFTFLLIGPVATTLPLADYFMTLFSPFTLASFDAVWNGSALGLFQSNPVTFVNASLWTIPVEFVMYILVALLGVAGLLRRKDILLSLIAIDVAIWMAVSGDPGLAKVRFTLYFLIGAYLAVHHRDHRYDPATAAVLAVVLVAASQTPYVLFLAFVAVPYIVLAVAHLGVPALNRFGNRGDFSYGVYIYAYPIQQMIV, from the coding sequence GTGGAGACCTCCCGCCGGCATGCAAACAACTTCGACTTTCTCCGTCTCTCCGCGGCCCTGGTCATCATCGTCTCCCATGCCTATGCCCTCCTGATCGGGTATGGGGCGATACCGGGCAATTCTCCGGCGGTGCTGGTCGGGCAGGCCGCCCTCGCGAGTCTTTTTGTGATCAGCGGGTATCTTATCCCGCAGAGCTGGATGGCACAACCCGACGTGAAGCGGTTCTTCTGGAAAAGGTTCCTCCGGGTCTTTCCCGCGCTGGTGCCGGCCCTGGTCTTCACGTTTCTTCTCATCGGTCCGGTCGCGACGACCCTCCCTCTCGCCGACTATTTCATGACGCTTTTCTCCCCCTTCACTCTCGCGTCTTTCGATGCTGTCTGGAACGGGTCGGCCCTCGGACTCTTCCAGTCAAACCCGGTCACCTTCGTGAACGCATCCCTCTGGACGATCCCGGTGGAGTTCGTGATGTACATCCTCGTCGCACTCCTCGGGGTCGCCGGTCTCCTGCGGAGAAAGGACATCCTCCTCTCCCTGATAGCCATCGACGTCGCTATCTGGATGGCGGTGTCCGGGGATCCCGGCCTTGCGAAGGTGCGGTTCACCCTCTACTTCCTCATCGGCGCCTACCTCGCCGTCCACCACAGGGACCACCGTTATGACCCCGCGACCGCGGCCGTCCTCGCTGTCGTCCTTGTCGCGGCATCACAGACGCCGTACGTTCTTTTTCTTGCCTTCGTTGCCGTGCCGTACATCGTCCTCGCCGTCGCCCATCTGGGTGTTCCGGCCCTGAACAGGTTCGGGAATCGCGGCGACTTCAGTTATGGCGTCTATATCTATGCCTATCCGATCCAGCAGATGATCGTCC